A portion of the Pseudomonas sp. GR 6-02 genome contains these proteins:
- the mexE gene encoding multidrug efflux RND transporter periplasmic adaptor subunit MexE, translating into MEQSLKHLRFPLALLAVMVMSACGKTPDAAATMPAAKVSVAKVLEQPVNEWDEFTGRLEAPETVEIRPRVSGQIDDVTFTEGALVKKGDLLFQIDPRPFQAEVRRLEALVAQARATATRSENEAQRGERLRTSNAISAELADSRTSAAQEARAAVGALQAQLDLAKLNLSFTRVTAPISGRVSRAEITAGNLVTADTTALTSVVSTDKVYAYFDADERVFLKYNQLARQGQRGATTPVYMGLSNEDGNPHQGQMNFVDNQVNPKTGTIRGRAVFDNRDGSYTPGLYARLKLVGSGTYSAVLINDEAVGTDLGKKFVLVMDADNKTAYRPVELGPKIEGLRIVRSGLNKDDTIIVKGLQRVRPGSPVSPEVIPMASKETLAALAQQRQALEASNLPQVAPAKVAPGTVVKLAAATPRG; encoded by the coding sequence ATGGAACAGTCACTCAAACATTTGCGCTTCCCCTTGGCCCTGTTGGCCGTGATGGTGATGAGCGCCTGCGGCAAGACTCCGGACGCTGCCGCCACCATGCCCGCGGCCAAAGTCAGCGTGGCCAAGGTGCTGGAGCAACCAGTCAACGAGTGGGACGAATTCACCGGGCGCCTGGAAGCGCCGGAAACGGTAGAGATTCGTCCACGGGTCTCCGGCCAGATCGATGACGTAACCTTCACCGAAGGCGCATTGGTCAAGAAAGGCGATCTGTTGTTCCAGATCGACCCGCGCCCGTTCCAGGCTGAGGTCCGCCGCCTCGAAGCCCTGGTGGCGCAAGCTCGCGCCACGGCTACCCGCAGTGAAAACGAAGCCCAACGCGGTGAACGCCTGCGCACCAGCAACGCGATTTCCGCCGAACTCGCCGACTCGCGCACCAGTGCCGCTCAAGAGGCTCGCGCCGCCGTCGGCGCACTCCAGGCGCAACTGGACCTGGCCAAACTGAACCTGAGCTTCACCCGCGTAACTGCGCCCATCAGTGGCCGCGTCAGCCGTGCGGAAATCACCGCCGGCAACCTGGTGACCGCCGATACCACCGCCCTGACCAGCGTAGTGTCCACCGACAAGGTCTACGCCTACTTCGACGCCGACGAGCGTGTGTTCCTCAAGTACAACCAGCTCGCCCGCCAGGGTCAACGCGGCGCCACTACCCCGGTTTACATGGGCCTGTCCAATGAAGACGGCAACCCGCACCAGGGCCAGATGAACTTCGTCGACAACCAGGTCAACCCGAAGACCGGCACCATCCGCGGTCGTGCGGTGTTCGACAACAGAGACGGCAGCTACACCCCGGGTCTTTATGCACGCCTGAAACTGGTGGGCAGCGGCACCTACTCCGCGGTGTTGATCAACGACGAAGCGGTCGGCACCGACCTGGGTAAAAAGTTCGTGCTGGTGATGGATGCCGACAACAAAACGGCTTATCGCCCCGTCGAGCTGGGTCCGAAAATCGAAGGTTTGCGCATCGTGCGCAGCGGCCTGAACAAAGACGACACCATCATCGTCAAGGGTTTGCAACGGGTTCGCCCTGGTTCGCCGGTCAGCCCTGAAGTGATCCCGATGGCCAGCAAGGAAACCCTCGCGGCTCTCGCTCAACAACGACAAGCGCTGGAAGCCAGCAACCTGCCCCAAGTCGCACCTGCCAAGGTCGCGCCGGGTACGGTTGTGAAACTGGCTGCTGCGACTCCACGCGGTTAA
- a CDS encoding zinc-dependent alcohol dehydrogenase family protein: protein MSRTIRFHKFGPAEVLKCEEHAAALPAPGEVQVRVEAIGISWYDILWRQNLASSHARLPSGLGHEMAGVVTALGEGVDDLAIGDKVASFPAESPNDYPVYGEQIVLPRTALTRYPDVLSPVEASVHYTPLLVAYFGYTDLARVKPGQFALVTDASHCAGPSFVQLGKALGVRVIAATKTADEREYLLSLGAEKVIVTEEEDLLMRINKITDNRGVDVVFDGLGGPQMSLLGDVLAPRGSLVLYGLQGGNQTPFPACAAFQKNIQFFVHCIGNFTGKPELGILQDQAALQRALRDINQLTADHVLLPLKTRVFPFSQFVEAHRYMDECPCRERVALEVEPA, encoded by the coding sequence ATGTCCCGCACGATCCGTTTTCACAAGTTTGGTCCAGCCGAGGTGCTCAAATGCGAAGAGCATGCGGCCGCTCTGCCTGCGCCGGGCGAAGTGCAGGTGCGTGTCGAGGCGATAGGCATCAGCTGGTACGACATTCTCTGGCGCCAGAACCTGGCCTCGTCCCATGCTCGCCTGCCTTCAGGCCTGGGTCATGAAATGGCCGGCGTGGTCACGGCGCTCGGCGAGGGGGTCGATGACCTCGCTATCGGTGACAAGGTCGCCAGCTTCCCGGCCGAAAGCCCCAACGATTATCCGGTCTACGGCGAACAGATCGTTCTGCCGCGCACGGCGCTGACCCGCTACCCGGACGTGCTCAGTCCGGTCGAAGCCAGCGTGCATTACACGCCGCTATTGGTCGCCTATTTTGGCTACACCGATCTGGCGCGCGTCAAGCCCGGGCAATTCGCTCTGGTGACCGACGCCAGTCACTGCGCCGGGCCGTCGTTCGTACAGCTGGGCAAAGCCCTTGGTGTGCGAGTAATCGCTGCGACCAAAACCGCGGACGAGCGTGAATACCTGCTGTCGCTGGGTGCCGAAAAAGTCATCGTCACCGAAGAAGAAGATCTGCTGATGCGGATCAACAAAATTACCGACAACCGTGGCGTCGATGTGGTGTTCGATGGCCTGGGCGGCCCGCAGATGTCGCTGCTCGGCGATGTGCTCGCGCCTCGCGGCAGCCTGGTGCTCTATGGCCTGCAGGGTGGTAACCAGACGCCATTTCCGGCCTGTGCGGCGTTCCAGAAGAACATTCAGTTCTTCGTGCACTGCATCGGCAACTTCACCGGCAAGCCGGAGCTGGGCATCCTCCAGGATCAGGCCGCACTGCAACGTGCCCTGCGCGACATCAACCAGTTGACCGCAGACCATGTGCTGCTGCCACTCAAGACTCGGGTATTCCCGTTTTCCCAGTTTGTCGAAGCACACCGCTACATGGACGAATGCCCATGCCGCGAACGGGTCGCCCTTGAGGTCGAGCCTGCCTGA
- a CDS encoding LysR family transcriptional regulator gives MNRNDLRRVDLNLLIVFETLMHERSVTRAAEKLFLGQPAISAALSRLRGLFDDPLFVRTGRSMEPSARAVEIFALLSPALDSISTAVSRAAEFDPATSTAVFRIGLSDDVEFALLPMLLKRLRAEAPGIVLVVRRANYILMPNLLASGEISIGVSYTADLPANAKRKVLRRSMPKLLRADSVPGPLSLDDFCARPHALVSFAGDLSGFIDEELEKLGRKRHVVLAVPQFNGLSTLISGTDIVATVPDYTAEALTAAGGVRAEDPPLPVRSFELHMAWRGSQDNDPGERWLRSRIQMFFGDPDSLS, from the coding sequence ATGAATCGTAATGACCTGCGTCGTGTCGACCTGAACCTGTTGATCGTTTTCGAAACACTGATGCACGAGCGCAGTGTGACCCGCGCTGCGGAGAAATTGTTCCTCGGCCAGCCGGCCATCAGTGCGGCGCTCTCGCGCCTGCGCGGGCTGTTCGATGACCCGTTGTTCGTGCGCACCGGCCGCAGCATGGAACCTTCCGCCCGAGCGGTGGAAATCTTCGCCCTGCTCTCGCCGGCCCTGGATTCGATTTCCACCGCGGTCAGTCGCGCGGCGGAATTCGATCCGGCCACCAGCACCGCGGTGTTCCGCATCGGCCTGTCGGACGATGTCGAGTTCGCGTTGCTGCCGATGCTGCTCAAGCGGTTGCGCGCCGAGGCACCGGGCATCGTGCTGGTGGTGCGTCGGGCCAACTACATCCTGATGCCGAACCTGTTGGCCTCGGGCGAAATTTCCATTGGCGTCAGCTACACCGCCGACCTGCCGGCCAACGCCAAGCGCAAAGTACTGCGTCGCAGCATGCCGAAACTGTTGCGAGCCGACTCCGTGCCGGGGCCGTTGAGCCTGGATGACTTCTGCGCCCGCCCCCACGCGCTGGTGTCGTTCGCGGGCGACCTGAGCGGCTTTATAGATGAAGAGCTGGAGAAGCTGGGGCGCAAACGGCACGTGGTGCTGGCGGTGCCGCAGTTCAACGGGCTGAGCACACTGATCAGCGGCACCGACATCGTGGCCACCGTCCCGGACTACACCGCCGAAGCGTTGACAGCCGCCGGTGGTGTTCGGGCGGAAGATCCACCGTTGCCGGTGCGCAGCTTTGAATTGCACATGGCCTGGCGCGGGTCGCAGGATAATGATCCGGGTGAGCGGTGGTTGAGGTCGCGGATTCAGATGTTCTTTGGGGATCCGGACAGCCTGTCCTGA
- a CDS encoding efflux RND transporter permease subunit codes for MNFSQFFISRPIFAAVLSLLILIAGAISLFQLPISEYPEVVPPTVVVRANFPGANPKVIGETVAAPLEQAITGVENMLYMSSQSTADGKITLTITFALGTDLDNAQVQVQNRVTRSEPKLPEEVTRIGITVDKASPDLTMVVHLTSPDKRYDMLYLSNYALLNIKDELARLGGVGDVQLFGMGDYSLRVWLDPNKTASRNLTATDVVTAIREQNRQVAAGALGAPPAPNATAFQLSVNTQGRLVSEEEFENIIIRSGENGEITRLKDIARVELGSSQYALRSLLNNQPAVAIPIFQRPGSNAIQISNDVRAKMAELKKNFPEGMDFSIVYDPTIFVRGSIEAVVHTLFEALILVVLVVILFLQTWRASIIPLVAVPVSLIGTFAVMHLFGFSLNALSLFGLVLAIGIVVDDAIVVVENVERNIGLGLTPVEATKRAMREVTGPIIATALVLCAVFIPAAFISGLTGQFYKQFALTIAISTVISAFNSLTLSPALAAVLLKSHDAPKDRFSKVLDKIFGGWLFRPFNRFFDKASHGYVGTVGRVIRSSGIALLLYAGLMVLTFFGFSNTPTGFVPGQDKQYLVAFAQLPDAASLDRTEDVIKRMSDLALKQPGVESAVAFPGLSINGFTNSPNAGIVFVTLKPFDERKDPSMSAGAIAGALNGQYAGIQEAYMAIFPPPPVQGLGTIGGFRLQIEDRGNLGYDELYKETMNIIAKSRSVPELAGLFTSYTVNVPQVDAAIDREKAKTHGVAVSDIFDTLQIYLGSLYANDFNRFGRTYQVNVQAEQQFRLESDQIGQLKVRNNRGEMIPLATFIKVSDTSGPDRVMHYNGFITAEINGAAAPGYSSGQAEKAIEKLLKDELPNGMTYEWTDLTYQQILSGNTALFVFPLCVLLAFLVLAAQYESWSLPLAVILIVPMTLLSAITGVIASGGDNNIFTQIGLIVLVGLACKNAILIVEFAKDKQEEGLGPLAAVLEACRLRLRPILMTSFAFIMGVVPLVFSSGAGAEMRHAMGVAVFSGMLGVTFFGLLLTPVFYVLIRNFVERGEQRKAAKALKLEKQLEAQQ; via the coding sequence ATGAATTTCTCCCAATTCTTCATTTCACGGCCGATTTTCGCAGCGGTACTGTCGCTGCTGATCCTGATCGCCGGTGCCATCTCGCTGTTCCAGTTGCCGATCAGCGAATACCCGGAAGTGGTGCCGCCAACCGTGGTGGTCCGTGCCAACTTCCCCGGCGCCAACCCTAAAGTCATCGGTGAAACTGTGGCTGCTCCTCTGGAGCAAGCCATCACCGGCGTCGAGAACATGCTGTACATGTCCTCGCAATCCACCGCTGACGGCAAGATCACCCTGACCATCACCTTCGCCCTGGGTACCGACCTGGACAACGCTCAGGTGCAGGTGCAGAACCGCGTGACGCGTTCCGAGCCGAAACTTCCCGAGGAAGTGACGCGCATCGGTATCACCGTCGACAAGGCGTCGCCCGACCTCACCATGGTTGTGCACTTGACCTCGCCGGACAAACGCTACGACATGCTCTACCTGTCCAACTACGCCTTGCTCAACATCAAGGATGAGCTGGCGCGTCTGGGCGGTGTCGGTGATGTGCAACTGTTCGGTATGGGCGACTACTCGTTGCGGGTATGGCTCGATCCGAACAAGACCGCTTCGCGCAACCTGACCGCCACCGATGTGGTCACCGCGATTCGTGAACAGAACCGTCAAGTGGCGGCCGGTGCCCTGGGTGCTCCGCCTGCGCCGAATGCCACGGCATTCCAGCTGTCGGTCAATACCCAAGGCCGTCTGGTGTCTGAGGAAGAGTTCGAGAACATCATCATTCGCTCTGGCGAAAATGGTGAAATCACTCGCCTCAAAGACATTGCTCGCGTCGAGCTTGGCTCCAGCCAATACGCCCTGCGCTCCTTGCTGAACAACCAACCGGCGGTGGCGATCCCGATCTTCCAGCGCCCAGGCTCCAACGCGATCCAGATCTCCAACGACGTTCGGGCGAAAATGGCCGAGCTGAAGAAGAACTTCCCGGAAGGCATGGACTTCAGCATCGTCTATGACCCGACGATCTTCGTGCGCGGTTCCATCGAGGCGGTGGTTCACACCCTCTTCGAAGCACTGATCCTGGTTGTGCTGGTGGTGATCCTGTTCCTGCAAACCTGGCGCGCCTCGATCATCCCGTTGGTGGCGGTACCGGTTTCGCTGATCGGTACGTTTGCCGTGATGCACCTGTTCGGCTTCTCGCTGAACGCCCTGTCGCTGTTCGGACTGGTATTGGCCATCGGTATCGTGGTCGACGATGCGATCGTGGTGGTGGAGAACGTCGAGCGAAACATCGGGCTCGGGTTAACCCCCGTGGAAGCCACCAAGCGTGCGATGCGTGAAGTGACCGGCCCGATCATCGCGACGGCGCTGGTGCTGTGTGCGGTGTTCATCCCGGCCGCGTTCATCTCCGGCTTGACCGGTCAGTTCTACAAACAGTTCGCTCTGACGATTGCGATTTCGACCGTGATCTCGGCTTTCAACTCGCTGACCTTGTCGCCAGCGCTGGCCGCTGTGTTGCTCAAGAGCCATGACGCGCCAAAAGACCGCTTCTCCAAGGTGCTGGACAAGATATTCGGTGGCTGGTTGTTCCGTCCGTTCAACCGTTTCTTTGACAAGGCCAGCCATGGCTATGTCGGCACCGTGGGCCGGGTAATCCGCAGCAGCGGTATCGCCCTGCTGCTGTACGCAGGCTTGATGGTGTTGACCTTCTTCGGTTTCTCCAACACCCCGACCGGTTTCGTACCTGGTCAGGACAAGCAATACCTGGTGGCCTTCGCACAACTGCCGGATGCCGCGAGCCTGGACCGTACCGAAGATGTGATCAAGCGCATGTCCGACCTGGCCCTGAAACAGCCTGGCGTGGAAAGCGCGGTGGCCTTCCCCGGCCTGTCGATCAACGGTTTCACCAACAGCCCGAACGCCGGCATCGTGTTCGTCACCCTGAAGCCTTTCGACGAGCGTAAGGATCCGAGCATGTCCGCCGGTGCGATTGCCGGCGCGTTGAACGGCCAGTACGCCGGGATTCAGGAAGCCTACATGGCGATCTTCCCGCCACCGCCGGTACAAGGCCTGGGGACCATTGGCGGTTTCCGCCTGCAGATCGAAGACCGGGGCAACCTGGGCTATGACGAGCTGTACAAAGAAACCATGAACATCATCGCCAAGAGCCGCAGCGTGCCGGAACTGGCCGGTCTGTTCACCAGCTACACCGTGAACGTGCCGCAGGTCGATGCCGCCATCGACCGGGAAAAAGCCAAGACCCACGGCGTGGCCGTCAGCGACATCTTCGACACCCTGCAGATCTACCTGGGTTCGCTGTATGCCAACGACTTCAACCGCTTCGGTCGCACCTATCAGGTCAACGTTCAGGCCGAGCAACAGTTCCGCCTCGAATCGGATCAGATCGGTCAGCTGAAAGTGCGTAACAACCGTGGCGAGATGATCCCGCTGGCGACCTTCATCAAGGTCAGCGACACCTCCGGGCCAGACCGCGTGATGCACTACAACGGCTTCATCACCGCTGAAATCAACGGTGCGGCAGCCCCAGGCTACAGCTCCGGCCAGGCCGAGAAAGCCATCGAGAAACTGCTCAAGGATGAACTTCCGAACGGCATGACCTACGAGTGGACCGACCTGACCTACCAGCAGATTTTGTCCGGCAACACTGCGCTGTTCGTGTTCCCGCTCTGCGTACTGCTGGCGTTCCTGGTGCTCGCGGCTCAATACGAAAGCTGGAGCCTGCCACTGGCGGTGATCCTGATCGTACCGATGACCCTGCTGTCGGCCATTACCGGGGTGATTGCCTCGGGCGGCGACAACAACATCTTTACCCAGATCGGCTTGATCGTACTGGTGGGACTTGCGTGTAAGAACGCGATTCTGATCGTCGAGTTTGCCAAGGATAAACAGGAAGAAGGCCTCGGCCCGCTGGCAGCGGTACTGGAAGCTTGCCGTCTGCGTCTGCGGCCGATCCTGATGACCTCCTTCGCGTTCATCATGGGTGTTGTGCCACTGGTTTTCTCCAGCGGTGCGGGTGCCGAAATGCGTCATGCCATGGGTGTGGCGGTGTTCTCCGGGATGCTCGGGGTGACCTTCTTCGGTCTGTTGCTGACGCC